One window from the genome of Myxococcota bacterium encodes:
- the grpE gene encoding nucleotide exchange factor GrpE, translating to MTEPKGPKVDLPEELMSELEEPKADAPPAPTPAGTQEQGGAELAELKDRYLRLAADFDNFRRRTLKERQDLLNYGGENLIKELLPIVDNLERAVEHGRKEEQRGDTDNLLQGIELTYRSVMQLLTKQGVTEIQALGQSFDPQIHEAVRRVARNDQPAGSVVEVYQKGYMLKDRMLRPAMVAVAEES from the coding sequence ATGACTGAGCCAAAAGGTCCCAAGGTCGACTTACCCGAAGAGCTGATGAGCGAGCTCGAGGAGCCCAAGGCCGACGCGCCGCCGGCCCCCACTCCTGCGGGCACGCAGGAGCAAGGCGGCGCCGAGCTCGCGGAGCTGAAGGACCGCTATCTCCGGCTCGCGGCGGACTTCGACAACTTCCGCCGCCGCACGCTGAAGGAGCGGCAGGACCTGCTTAACTACGGCGGGGAGAATCTGATCAAGGAGCTGTTGCCGATCGTCGATAACCTCGAACGAGCCGTGGAGCACGGCCGCAAGGAGGAGCAGCGCGGCGACACTGACAACCTTCTGCAAGGGATCGAGCTGACTTACCGTTCGGTGATGCAGCTCCTCACCAAACAGGGAGTCACCGAGATCCAGGCTCTCGGTCAGAGCTTCGATCCCCAGATCCACGAGGCGGTGCGGCGCGTGGCCAGGAACGACCAGCCCGCCGGCAGCGTCGTGGAGGTGTACCAGAAGGGCTACATGCTGAAGGACCGGATGCTGCGGCCCGCGATGGTCGCAGTGGCCGAGGAGTCGTAA
- the dnaK gene encoding molecular chaperone DnaK, giving the protein MGRVVGIDLGTTNSCVAILERGEPVVIANSEGSRTTPSIVAANQDGEKLVGQIAKRQAVTNPANTVFAVKRLIGRRFDDENVVRFREISPFQITKAQSGDAWVKLRDKECSPEEISSLILKRMKETAQDYLGEEVTEAVITVPAYFNDAQRQATKDAGRIAGLNVLRIINEPTAAALAYGVENERQETIAVFDLGGGTFDVSIMRIGDSVFEVLSTNGDTFLGGEDFDQVVLGWLAEQFAEKNPGSDLRGDAMALQRLKEAAERAKQELSSANETDVNLPFIAADDAGPKHLSETLTRGKLEELVRELIERLEPPCRAALSDAGLEPKQIDRVILVGGMTRMPAVQAKVERIFGKAPHRGVNPDEVVAVGAAIQGGVLKGEASDVLLLDVTPLSLGVETQGGIMTKIIPRNTTVPTRKSEVFSTTEDNQNLVRVHVLQGERELA; this is encoded by the coding sequence ATGGGAAGAGTCGTCGGCATCGACCTCGGCACCACCAACAGCTGCGTCGCGATCCTCGAGCGCGGCGAGCCGGTCGTCATCGCCAACAGCGAGGGCAGCCGCACCACGCCCTCGATCGTCGCGGCCAACCAGGACGGCGAGAAGCTGGTGGGCCAGATCGCCAAGCGACAGGCGGTCACCAACCCGGCGAACACGGTGTTCGCGGTGAAGCGCCTGATCGGCCGCCGCTTCGACGACGAGAACGTGGTGCGCTTCCGCGAGATCTCGCCCTTCCAGATCACGAAGGCGCAGAGCGGCGACGCCTGGGTGAAGCTGCGCGACAAGGAATGCAGCCCCGAGGAGATCTCGTCGCTGATCCTGAAGCGCATGAAGGAGACCGCGCAGGACTATCTCGGCGAGGAAGTCACCGAGGCGGTCATCACGGTCCCGGCCTATTTCAACGACGCCCAGCGCCAGGCCACCAAGGACGCGGGGCGCATCGCGGGCTTGAACGTGCTGCGCATCATCAACGAGCCCACCGCCGCGGCGCTGGCCTACGGGGTCGAGAACGAACGCCAGGAGACGATCGCGGTCTTCGACCTGGGCGGCGGCACGTTCGACGTCTCGATCATGCGCATCGGTGACTCGGTGTTCGAGGTGCTCTCGACCAACGGCGACACGTTCCTGGGCGGCGAGGACTTCGACCAGGTCGTGCTGGGCTGGCTGGCCGAGCAGTTCGCCGAGAAGAATCCGGGCAGCGACCTGCGCGGCGACGCGATGGCCCTGCAGAGACTCAAGGAAGCCGCCGAGCGCGCCAAGCAGGAGCTGTCGTCGGCCAACGAGACCGACGTGAACCTGCCCTTCATCGCGGCCGACGACGCCGGCCCCAAGCATCTCAGCGAGACACTCACGCGCGGCAAGCTCGAGGAGCTGGTGCGCGAGCTGATCGAGCGCCTGGAGCCGCCGTGCCGCGCCGCGCTCTCCGACGCCGGGCTCGAGCCCAAGCAGATCGACCGCGTGATCCTGGTCGGCGGCATGACCCGCATGCCCGCCGTGCAGGCCAAGGTCGAGAGGATCTTCGGCAAGGCGCCGCACCGCGGCGTGAACCCCGACGAGGTTGTGGCCGTGGGCGCCGCGATCCAGGGCGGCGTGCTGAAGGGCGAAGCCTCCGACGTGCTCCTGCTCGACGTGACTCCGCTGTCGCTGGGCGTCGAGACACAGGGCGGGATCATGACCAAGATCATCCCGCGCAACACCACCGTGCCCACGCGCAAGAGCGAGGTGTTCTCGACCACCGAGGACAACCAGAACCTGGTGCGCGTGCACGTGCTGCAGGGCGAGCGCGAGCTCGC